A part of Microbacterium terregens genomic DNA contains:
- a CDS encoding universal stress protein: MTNRIVVGITEAPVSRRALEWAVQRAADRRQDLELISVVGGAVGAVGERAVIEQAMDTSRQMLEAEALRIEKRGVVATVRVERGNPVKRLIDASSDAALLVIGSDYRGPDSGPERGAHGVRIASGVRCPVVVVPDVDVSGRSGVLVGADGSDVSERAIAFAAAEADRMGETLTVATVWSPIVTPHNPGVYPDDYLRNMQALAEEALALSVAGLRQDYPDLAVIKHVEEGYPSAVLNRIAESARLAVLGSHGRGAVARFLLGSISEEVLSRLATITAIVR, encoded by the coding sequence GTGACGAACAGGATTGTCGTAGGAATCACCGAGGCGCCGGTCTCGCGCCGCGCCCTCGAGTGGGCGGTGCAGCGGGCGGCGGACCGGCGCCAGGACCTCGAGCTCATTTCGGTCGTGGGCGGAGCGGTCGGTGCGGTCGGCGAGCGCGCGGTCATCGAGCAGGCCATGGACACGAGCCGGCAGATGCTCGAGGCTGAGGCGCTGCGTATCGAGAAGCGCGGCGTTGTCGCCACCGTGCGGGTCGAGCGCGGCAACCCGGTCAAGCGGCTGATCGATGCCTCATCGGATGCCGCGCTCCTGGTGATCGGCAGCGACTATCGCGGCCCGGATTCCGGGCCCGAGCGCGGTGCCCACGGCGTGCGCATCGCGTCGGGGGTGCGCTGCCCGGTGGTCGTGGTTCCCGATGTCGACGTGTCCGGGAGGTCCGGTGTGCTGGTCGGGGCCGATGGATCGGACGTGTCCGAGCGCGCGATCGCCTTCGCCGCGGCCGAGGCGGACCGGATGGGCGAGACGCTCACGGTCGCCACCGTGTGGTCGCCGATCGTGACTCCGCATAATCCGGGTGTGTATCCCGACGACTATCTGCGCAACATGCAGGCTCTGGCCGAGGAGGCGCTCGCCCTGTCGGTGGCCGGGCTGCGGCAGGACTATCCGGATCTGGCGGTCATCAAGCACGTCGAGGAGGGGTACCCGTCGGCGGTCCTCAACCGGATCGCGGAGTCCGCTCGCCTCGCGGTGCTGGGCTCGCACGGCCGCGGGGCGGTCGCGCGCTTCCTGCTCGGATCGATCAGCGAAGAGGTCCTGTCGCGCCTCGCCACGATCACGGCGATCGTGCGCTGA
- the lepB gene encoding signal peptidase I → MPQTPSRPRWRRVAGSPWFHLVAAFVLAGLVLSFVAKPYWVPSGSMETTLEPGDRVLVNRLAYVGSSPGSGDVVVFDAGPEWDIAAAAASDPLRGALRWIGEVTGFGPSGAHTLIKRTIGTAGQTVACCTDEGRLTVDGAPLDEPYVTNDFAFEPGTLDCTSTPRSPRCFDAVTVPAESLLLLGDNRGNSSDSAAFCRSDDAAPTCWRWATRADVVGKAAVVFWPVPRWNVF, encoded by the coding sequence GTGCCCCAGACTCCCTCCCGCCCGCGGTGGCGGCGCGTCGCGGGGAGCCCGTGGTTTCACCTGGTCGCGGCGTTCGTGCTTGCGGGCCTGGTGCTCAGCTTCGTCGCCAAGCCGTACTGGGTGCCGTCGGGATCCATGGAGACCACGCTCGAGCCGGGCGACCGCGTGCTCGTGAACCGTCTCGCGTACGTCGGTTCCTCCCCCGGATCCGGCGACGTCGTCGTCTTCGACGCGGGGCCGGAGTGGGACATCGCTGCGGCTGCGGCATCCGATCCCCTTCGCGGAGCCCTGCGATGGATCGGCGAGGTCACCGGCTTCGGACCCTCCGGCGCCCACACCCTCATCAAGCGGACGATCGGCACCGCCGGCCAGACGGTCGCGTGCTGCACCGACGAGGGACGCCTGACCGTCGACGGCGCACCCCTCGACGAACCGTACGTGACGAACGACTTCGCGTTCGAGCCCGGAACCCTCGACTGCACCAGCACACCGCGGTCGCCGCGCTGCTTCGACGCGGTGACGGTGCCGGCGGAATCGCTCCTGCTGCTCGGTGACAACCGCGGCAACTCGTCGGACTCGGCCGCGTTCTGCCGCAGCGACGATGCCGCGCCGACGTGCTGGCGCTGGGCGACTCGGGCGGACGTGGTCGGCAAGGCCGCCGTCGTGTTCTGGCCCGTCCCGCGGTGGAACGTTTTCTAG
- a CDS encoding endonuclease/exonuclease/phosphatase family protein: MKVISYNLRKHRAAGELAALVSRYSADVLCLQECDTTSMPDNIGGLRLANATSRNRLGLAVYYRENTFRLVDVRSMALKKSMHDRVLKPAEERMLGVRLHDIDENRDVIVGSFHAAPLTALNSLRRHQIRTALTELQTLGEGLPVLMVGDYNYPVFKENLGQKIREHGYELNLSDSRTYTRYRFFRGHYDFATSVGFTIDRVRTLPQGLSDHLPILVTTNITAQTAANAA, encoded by the coding sequence ATGAAGGTGATCTCCTACAACTTGCGCAAGCACCGCGCGGCGGGCGAGCTCGCGGCTCTCGTGTCCCGCTACAGCGCCGATGTGCTCTGCCTGCAGGAGTGCGACACCACGAGCATGCCCGACAACATCGGCGGTCTCCGCCTCGCCAACGCGACCTCGCGCAACCGCCTCGGCCTCGCCGTCTACTACCGCGAGAACACCTTCCGCCTCGTCGACGTCCGCTCCATGGCGCTCAAGAAGTCCATGCACGACCGCGTCCTCAAACCGGCGGAAGAGCGGATGCTGGGGGTCAGACTCCACGACATCGACGAGAACCGCGACGTGATCGTCGGATCCTTCCACGCCGCACCCCTCACGGCCCTCAACTCACTCCGCCGCCACCAGATCCGCACCGCGCTGACCGAGCTGCAGACGTTGGGCGAGGGGCTCCCGGTACTCATGGTCGGCGACTACAACTACCCCGTCTTCAAGGAGAACCTGGGGCAGAAGATCCGCGAGCACGGCTACGAGCTCAACCTCAGCGACTCGCGCACGTATACGCGGTACCGCTTCTTCCGCGGGCACTACGACTTCGCGACCTCGGTCGGGTTCACGATCGACCGCGTCCGGACGCTTCCGCAGGGCCTCAGCGACCACCTGCCGATCCTCGTGACCACGAACATCACGGCCCAGACCGCGGCGAACGCGGCCTGA
- a CDS encoding cell wall protein yields the protein MKHPVRTVLAASAFVALAVLAVPSAASANAIYPPSGSCTVSPATPAAGETVRFQCSAETFSPNEPVTITVTGENGAGAAIGMIKFAITTASGTSTSTDVGALSAVPITLPSNASGTYNIAAVSPTSAGSTAAATISSDGSGLPTTGLDSASLTGLWIGGGALVLAGAALGVTAMVRRSRRNAD from the coding sequence ATGAAGCACCCCGTTCGCACCGTTCTCGCCGCTTCGGCTTTCGTCGCGTTGGCTGTTCTGGCGGTTCCGTCCGCGGCATCCGCCAATGCGATCTACCCTCCGTCGGGGTCGTGCACCGTCTCGCCCGCCACCCCCGCGGCCGGTGAGACCGTGCGGTTCCAGTGCTCGGCCGAGACGTTCTCGCCGAACGAGCCCGTCACGATCACCGTCACGGGTGAGAACGGCGCCGGAGCCGCGATCGGCATGATCAAGTTCGCGATCACCACCGCCAGCGGCACCTCGACCTCGACCGACGTGGGCGCGCTTTCGGCCGTGCCGATCACGCTGCCCTCGAACGCGAGCGGCACCTACAACATCGCCGCGGTCTCGCCGACCTCGGCCGGCAGCACCGCCGCCGCGACGATCAGCAGCGACGGCAGCGGACTGCCCACGACGGGCCTGGACAGCGCCTCGCTCACGGGTCTGTGGATCGGCGGAGGCGCGCTCGTGCTCGCCGGCGCCGCGCTCGGCGTGACCGCGATGGTCCGCCGGTCGCGCAGGAACGCGGACTAG
- a CDS encoding DUF4012 domain-containing protein produces MTSSANRSSSRDRGPLRTGGIIFASVLGALLLIAVIATIWVGARGAMAYGHLRDAQAAAADVRATLTDPAAASGAIDSIAAETSAAHALTSDPVWRAAETLPWVGPQLAAFATVAASIDDVAGTALTPLAEVASTFSVDALRPVDGRVDLSGFVAIQDAAATGASGIDRATASVDSIDRTPLLAPLRTAVDEVSALLRETRDGTGALARATVLLPAMLGAEGPRDYLVLFQNNAEWRSLGGIPGAMAVIHTDGGAMTLAGQESSSDYPKYDTSVLPLEPEAEAIYGQRPGRWIQNVTQIPDFTVSGALAREMWAREHGGQQVDGVLSLDPVALSYLLQATGPVTLPTGDVLTAENAVPLLLNEVYQRYERPADQDDFFAAAAASVFSALSAGGVDPAALVSALAQAGDEHRLLIWSAHPDDQAVLDGTTLAGRLPATDAEATRFGVYLNDGTGSKMDYYVAADSTVAWNECVIGSAGTASGTATLSVTVTSNAPADAANLPSYITGGGSFGVPGGIVRTMGYLYLPEGAELLDATITGDLGFGGGMHDGRRVLTFNVDLAPGASATATATVRAPAGSSPQLLVESTPTIAPTPIVADTCGAP; encoded by the coding sequence GTGACCTCTTCCGCGAATCGCTCGTCCTCCCGCGATCGCGGACCTCTCCGCACCGGAGGAATCATCTTCGCCTCGGTGCTCGGCGCCCTGCTGCTGATCGCTGTGATCGCGACGATCTGGGTCGGCGCGCGCGGCGCGATGGCCTACGGACACCTGCGTGACGCGCAGGCCGCGGCCGCCGATGTCCGCGCCACCCTCACCGACCCGGCTGCCGCCTCTGGCGCGATCGACAGCATCGCCGCCGAGACCTCGGCCGCCCACGCGCTGACCAGCGACCCGGTGTGGCGGGCCGCCGAGACACTCCCCTGGGTCGGACCCCAGCTGGCCGCGTTCGCGACGGTCGCGGCATCCATCGACGATGTCGCCGGAACCGCACTGACCCCCCTGGCCGAGGTCGCCTCCACGTTCTCGGTCGACGCGCTGCGTCCCGTGGATGGGCGCGTCGACCTGTCCGGCTTCGTGGCGATTCAGGATGCCGCGGCGACGGGCGCATCCGGGATCGATCGCGCCACGGCATCCGTCGATTCGATCGATCGCACCCCCCTGCTGGCTCCTCTGCGCACTGCCGTCGACGAGGTCTCGGCGCTGCTGCGCGAGACCCGCGACGGCACCGGCGCGCTGGCCCGGGCGACCGTGCTGCTGCCCGCGATGCTCGGCGCCGAAGGCCCGCGCGATTACCTCGTGCTGTTCCAGAACAACGCGGAGTGGCGCTCGCTCGGCGGCATTCCGGGCGCGATGGCGGTCATCCACACCGACGGCGGCGCGATGACCCTGGCCGGCCAGGAGTCCTCGTCGGACTACCCCAAGTACGACACGTCGGTGCTGCCGCTCGAGCCCGAGGCCGAGGCCATCTACGGACAGCGGCCGGGCCGGTGGATTCAGAACGTCACGCAGATCCCGGACTTCACCGTCTCGGGTGCACTCGCCCGCGAGATGTGGGCGCGCGAGCACGGCGGACAGCAGGTCGACGGCGTCCTCTCGCTCGACCCGGTGGCCCTGTCGTACCTGCTGCAGGCGACCGGCCCGGTGACCCTGCCGACCGGCGATGTGCTGACGGCCGAGAACGCGGTGCCGCTGCTGCTGAACGAGGTGTACCAGCGCTACGAGCGCCCCGCCGACCAGGACGACTTCTTCGCCGCCGCCGCGGCATCCGTCTTCTCCGCCCTGTCCGCGGGCGGGGTCGACCCGGCCGCGCTCGTCTCGGCGCTCGCGCAGGCCGGCGACGAGCACCGGCTGCTGATCTGGAGCGCGCACCCCGACGATCAGGCCGTGCTGGACGGCACGACTCTGGCGGGCCGGCTTCCGGCGACGGATGCCGAGGCCACCCGATTCGGCGTCTACCTGAACGACGGCACCGGCTCGAAGATGGACTACTACGTCGCCGCGGACTCGACCGTCGCGTGGAACGAGTGCGTGATCGGCAGCGCGGGCACCGCGAGCGGGACCGCCACCCTGTCGGTGACGGTGACCAGCAATGCACCGGCGGATGCCGCGAACCTGCCCTCGTACATCACCGGCGGCGGAAGCTTCGGTGTGCCGGGGGGAATCGTCCGGACCATGGGCTACCTCTACCTGCCCGAGGGCGCCGAGCTGCTGGATGCGACGATCACCGGCGACCTCGGTTTCGGAGGCGGGATGCACGACGGCCGCCGCGTACTGACGTTCAACGTCGACCTCGCGCCGGGCGCGTCGGCGACCGCGACGGCGACCGTTCGCGCACCCGCGGGATCGTCGCCGCAGCTGCTCGTGGAGAGCACGCCGACCATCGCCCCGACCCCCATAGTTGCCGATACCTGCGGGGCGCCGTAG
- a CDS encoding polysaccharide biosynthesis tyrosine autokinase, whose translation MELRDYLRILRAHWLGILLLTLLGVGVAAGWTALQPRVYTASSSGYVSSGGGGSDVGSSLVGDQLARSKVTSYIDIGSWRTVAEYAIDELGLQTSPESLVTKVDVSNPLDTVVIHVSASASSPEGARDLAEAWIRGMVAEIDNIEGDGSSGSAAVSLIPGDSARLPGGPSSPNVRLSLALGGLVGLALGIGYAVIRHVLDRRVRDPRDIERETGVSVVGTLPLDKELAAHRQILDFTSAGAGPTAIAEAMRELRTNLQFMDVDNPPRAIVVTSPLPGDGKSTLAGNLAVSLAAAGQKVILVDADLRRPMVASLFGLPEGAGLTDILAGRAQIADVRHTVDPSGNLVVIAAGRIPPNPSEVLGSNRMRDLIRSLGESALVIIDSPPLLPVTDAAILANLADGALIVVSAGKTTYDMLHKATANLEKASARALGIVLNRVPKRGAQAMYYGYQYHGEYASTEPAAVTPDEPALVGPGQPALRRSSLRRRGTLGDPA comes from the coding sequence ATGGAACTGCGCGACTACCTGCGAATCCTGCGGGCACACTGGCTCGGCATCCTGCTCCTCACCCTCCTCGGTGTCGGTGTTGCGGCGGGCTGGACGGCGCTGCAGCCACGGGTTTACACCGCCAGCTCGAGCGGCTACGTGTCCTCGGGCGGCGGCGGATCCGACGTCGGTTCGTCGCTGGTCGGCGACCAGCTCGCGCGCAGCAAGGTCACCTCGTACATAGACATCGGCTCGTGGCGCACGGTGGCCGAGTACGCGATCGACGAGCTCGGGCTGCAGACCTCGCCCGAAAGTCTCGTGACCAAGGTCGACGTCTCCAATCCCCTCGACACCGTCGTCATTCACGTGTCGGCATCCGCCTCATCACCCGAGGGCGCGCGCGACCTCGCCGAGGCGTGGATCCGCGGCATGGTCGCCGAGATCGACAACATCGAAGGCGACGGCTCATCGGGATCGGCCGCAGTCAGCCTGATCCCGGGCGATTCCGCACGACTGCCGGGCGGCCCGTCGTCCCCGAACGTGCGACTGAGCCTCGCGCTCGGAGGACTCGTCGGCCTCGCCCTCGGCATCGGGTACGCCGTCATCCGTCACGTCCTCGACCGTCGCGTGCGTGATCCGCGCGACATCGAGCGCGAGACGGGCGTCTCGGTGGTCGGCACGCTGCCGCTCGACAAGGAACTGGCCGCCCACCGCCAGATCCTGGACTTCACCTCGGCCGGCGCCGGCCCCACCGCGATCGCCGAGGCGATGCGCGAGCTGCGGACGAACCTGCAGTTCATGGACGTCGACAACCCGCCGCGCGCGATCGTGGTCACCAGCCCCCTGCCCGGCGACGGCAAGTCGACGCTCGCGGGCAACCTCGCCGTCAGCCTGGCCGCAGCGGGCCAGAAGGTCATCCTCGTCGACGCCGACCTGCGCCGCCCGATGGTCGCGTCGCTGTTCGGCCTGCCCGAGGGCGCCGGACTCACCGACATCCTCGCCGGCCGCGCCCAGATCGCCGACGTCCGGCATACGGTCGACCCGTCGGGCAACCTCGTCGTCATCGCCGCCGGCCGCATCCCGCCGAACCCGAGTGAGGTGCTCGGCTCCAACCGCATGCGCGACCTCATCCGTAGCCTCGGCGAGTCCGCGCTGGTCATCATCGACTCTCCGCCGCTGCTGCCGGTGACGGATGCCGCGATCCTCGCCAACCTCGCCGACGGCGCGCTCATCGTGGTCAGCGCCGGCAAGACCACCTACGACATGCTGCACAAGGCCACCGCGAACCTCGAGAAGGCCAGCGCCCGCGCGCTCGGCATCGTGCTGAACCGGGTGCCCAAGCGCGGCGCGCAGGCGATGTACTACGGCTACCAGTACCACGGCGAATACGCCTCGACCGAGCCTGCGGCCGTCACCCCTGACGAGCCGGCCCTGGTCGGGCCCGGCCAGCCGGCGCTGCGTCGCTCGAGCCTGCGCCGACGGGGAACACTCGGCGACCCCGCCTAG
- a CDS encoding PAS domain-containing sensor histidine kinase, which translates to MSEPVRSVAQTEARPTNARLTSVTTAVPSRSRSRSIWLWQLSLAGGVVTIMIIGAVLMPSMFASPFFVTGILSIFAITVATLSLPWHRLPLLAVVVIPLADAMAIGVVVFDNDSRFAYLWVFPIAWVATHFSLRWLLATLGMITVFMAIDATLENAPPTSVQRIVVITISLGFLGLATFNGAQHARALRRLLRRHSARLQTTLDRAHRQAHRTTQMFNSLDVGIARIDGSGEIVKANDAFIELYALDRNDLNLPARSIEYYTERGRPLPAHDQPRTRAARGDLLDDEQVWLYDPDGTWHIISVSTRPLPASPGRSSTLLLVQDVSEIHRAEVERRAILAAVSHELRNPLQVVLGHTEILLERDDLAPRVRAQIANIDAAGERMLRMVGENLADARASTHASVEKTQVDVRRVLEASIESFLPAMKPAGMTLELNLVEDMDCLGDAFRLRQVFDNVLNNAVKYTRADGKVTISSRSGAEQLSIRFADSGIGMEADEVPHIFDQYFRGHAARESGATGTGIGMGIVREIVEDHGGTVTVTSEPGIGTTVTVTLARRTANQEE; encoded by the coding sequence GTGAGTGAACCGGTGCGCAGTGTCGCGCAGACGGAGGCGCGTCCGACGAACGCCCGTCTGACAAGCGTCACCACGGCTGTCCCGAGCCGCTCGCGCTCACGTTCCATCTGGCTGTGGCAACTGTCGCTCGCCGGGGGCGTGGTCACCATCATGATCATCGGCGCGGTCCTCATGCCGTCGATGTTCGCCAGTCCCTTCTTCGTGACCGGCATCCTGTCGATCTTCGCGATCACCGTCGCAACGCTCTCGCTGCCCTGGCATCGACTGCCGTTGCTGGCGGTCGTGGTAATTCCCCTCGCCGACGCGATGGCCATCGGCGTGGTCGTCTTCGACAACGACTCCCGCTTCGCGTACCTCTGGGTGTTCCCGATCGCGTGGGTGGCGACGCACTTCTCGCTCCGCTGGCTCTTGGCCACGCTCGGCATGATCACGGTCTTCATGGCGATCGACGCGACGTTGGAGAACGCGCCGCCGACGAGCGTGCAGCGCATCGTCGTCATCACGATCAGCCTGGGCTTTCTCGGTCTGGCCACGTTCAACGGAGCGCAGCATGCGCGGGCGCTGCGCAGACTGCTGCGCCGTCACTCCGCGCGCCTGCAGACGACCCTCGACCGCGCGCACCGCCAGGCACATCGCACCACCCAGATGTTCAACAGCCTCGACGTCGGTATCGCCCGGATCGACGGCAGCGGCGAAATCGTCAAGGCCAACGACGCCTTCATCGAGCTGTACGCGCTCGACCGCAATGATCTCAACCTTCCGGCCCGGTCGATCGAGTACTACACCGAACGCGGCAGGCCGCTGCCCGCCCACGACCAGCCGCGCACGCGCGCCGCCCGCGGCGATCTGCTCGATGACGAACAGGTGTGGCTGTACGACCCCGACGGCACCTGGCACATCATCTCGGTGTCCACCCGCCCCCTCCCCGCCTCGCCGGGCAGGTCGAGCACGCTGCTGCTCGTTCAGGACGTGTCGGAGATCCACCGCGCGGAGGTCGAGAGGCGCGCCATCCTCGCCGCCGTCTCGCACGAGCTGCGCAACCCGCTGCAGGTCGTCCTCGGGCACACCGAGATCCTGCTCGAGCGCGACGACCTCGCTCCCCGCGTGCGCGCGCAGATCGCCAACATCGATGCCGCCGGCGAGCGCATGCTGCGCATGGTCGGCGAGAACCTCGCGGACGCGCGCGCGAGCACGCACGCGTCGGTCGAGAAGACGCAGGTCGACGTGCGACGCGTGCTCGAGGCATCCATCGAATCCTTCCTGCCCGCGATGAAGCCCGCCGGAATGACCCTCGAACTCAACCTCGTCGAAGACATGGACTGCCTGGGCGACGCGTTCCGCCTGCGCCAGGTGTTCGACAACGTGCTGAACAACGCCGTCAAGTACACCCGCGCCGACGGGAAGGTGACGATCAGCTCGCGGAGCGGTGCCGAGCAGCTGTCTATCCGCTTCGCAGACTCCGGCATCGGCATGGAAGCGGACGAAGTGCCGCACATCTTCGACCAATACTTCCGCGGCCACGCCGCCCGTGAAAGCGGTGCCACCGGCACCGGCATCGGCATGGGCATCGTGCGCGAGATCGTCGAAGATCACGGAGGCACCGTGACGGTCACCTCCGAACCCGGGATCGGAACCACCGTGACCGTGACGCTGGCGCGTCGAACGGCCAACCAGGAGGAATGA
- a CDS encoding response regulator transcription factor produces MPNSVTQQTAIVIEDDPAVRELLLEVFEAAGFDATGTDNGVDGVALVEKHRPHITTVDVSMPGIDGFETVRRVRALSDTFIVLVTARTDESDVVLGLSIGADDYITKPFRPREFRARVEAMLRRPRLVEPSDSVAPTSAAGLREHMLNHRDLSLDTSTRVVYLGDEEVSLTRTEFDLLQTLLESERRPRSKEDLALVARGDQVGAAYVSDLDKRAIEVHVTNLRRKIGDSVTQPKYIETVRGIGYRLTVADAR; encoded by the coding sequence ATGCCCAACTCCGTCACCCAGCAGACAGCGATCGTCATCGAAGACGATCCCGCCGTGCGCGAGCTTCTGCTCGAGGTCTTCGAAGCAGCGGGCTTCGACGCGACCGGCACCGACAACGGTGTGGACGGAGTCGCGCTCGTGGAGAAGCACCGCCCGCACATCACCACGGTCGATGTCAGCATGCCCGGAATCGACGGGTTCGAGACCGTTCGCCGCGTCCGCGCTCTCAGCGACACCTTCATCGTGCTGGTCACTGCGCGCACCGACGAGTCCGACGTGGTGCTCGGCCTGAGCATCGGCGCGGACGACTACATCACCAAGCCGTTCCGGCCGCGGGAGTTCCGCGCCCGGGTCGAGGCGATGCTGCGCCGACCGCGCCTGGTCGAACCCAGCGACTCGGTCGCACCGACGAGCGCAGCGGGCCTGCGCGAGCACATGCTGAACCACCGCGACCTGTCGCTGGACACCAGCACACGAGTCGTCTATCTCGGAGACGAAGAGGTCTCGCTGACGCGCACCGAATTCGATCTGCTGCAGACACTCCTCGAGTCCGAGCGCCGGCCGCGCTCGAAAGAGGATCTCGCGCTGGTTGCACGCGGCGACCAGGTGGGCGCAGCGTACGTCAGCGACCTCGACAAGCGGGCGATCGAAGTGCACGTGACGAACCTGCGCCGAAAGATCGGTGATTCGGTGACGCAGCCGAAGTACATAGAGACCGTCCGCGGGATCGGCTACCGACTCACCGTCGCAGACGCCCGATGA
- a CDS encoding UDP-glucose/GDP-mannose dehydrogenase family protein — MRLSVIGCGYLGAVHAAAMASIGHDVVGIDVDEQKVATLARGEAPFFEPGLAEILTEGIASGRLRFTTDMAEAHGADVHFVGVGTPQQKDSHAADLSYVNGAFDALIPYLRPGDIVAGKSTVPVGTAADLAERVHPTGATLVWNPEFLREGWAVQDTIDPDRLVAGVPSTRSGVPTKDGDRAAGILREVYHPAIAKQTPFIVTDYATAELVKVAANAFLATKISFINAMAEIAEVTGADVTQLADAIGHDARIGRRFLGAGIGFGGGCLPKDIRAFAARAEELGRGESISFLREIDAINLRRRDRAVQLVVEALDGSVFEKKITVLGAAFKPHSDDIRDSPALDVAVQLRGLGASVTVTDPAAIENAKRVHPQLSYVEDRDEALRGADAVIVVTEWDEYRRELAPEHAATLVEGRIIVDGRNCLDSAAWRAAGWTYYGMGRP, encoded by the coding sequence ATGCGCCTGTCCGTTATCGGATGCGGTTACCTCGGCGCGGTTCACGCAGCCGCCATGGCATCGATCGGGCACGACGTCGTCGGCATCGACGTCGACGAGCAGAAGGTCGCCACCCTGGCCCGGGGTGAGGCCCCCTTCTTCGAACCCGGTCTGGCGGAGATCCTCACCGAAGGCATCGCCTCCGGTCGCCTGCGGTTCACGACCGACATGGCCGAGGCGCACGGCGCCGACGTGCACTTCGTCGGAGTCGGCACACCGCAGCAGAAGGACAGCCACGCGGCCGACCTCTCCTATGTCAACGGCGCCTTCGACGCGCTGATCCCCTACCTGCGGCCCGGGGACATCGTCGCGGGCAAGTCGACCGTGCCCGTCGGCACGGCCGCCGACCTGGCGGAACGCGTGCACCCGACCGGTGCGACCCTGGTGTGGAACCCCGAGTTCCTCCGCGAGGGCTGGGCCGTGCAAGACACCATCGACCCCGACCGGCTGGTGGCCGGTGTCCCCAGCACGAGATCCGGCGTGCCCACCAAGGACGGCGACCGGGCAGCCGGCATCCTCCGCGAGGTGTACCACCCCGCGATCGCGAAGCAGACGCCGTTCATCGTCACCGACTACGCGACCGCCGAACTGGTGAAGGTCGCCGCGAACGCGTTTCTAGCGACGAAGATCTCGTTCATCAACGCGATGGCCGAGATCGCCGAGGTCACCGGCGCGGATGTGACGCAACTGGCGGACGCGATCGGGCACGATGCACGCATTGGCCGCCGTTTTCTCGGTGCAGGCATCGGCTTCGGCGGCGGCTGCCTGCCCAAGGACATCCGCGCATTCGCCGCGCGCGCCGAGGAACTCGGCCGGGGCGAATCGATCAGCTTCTTGCGCGAGATCGACGCGATCAACCTCCGCCGTCGCGATCGGGCCGTGCAGCTCGTCGTCGAAGCGCTGGACGGGTCAGTGTTCGAGAAGAAGATCACCGTCCTCGGTGCCGCATTCAAACCGCACAGTGACGACATTCGGGATTCTCCTGCTCTCGACGTCGCCGTCCAGCTCCGGGGGCTCGGGGCATCGGTGACTGTTACCGACCCCGCTGCGATCGAGAACGCCAAACGGGTGCACCCGCAGTTGTCGTACGTCGAAGACCGCGACGAAGCCTTGCGGGGCGCGGACGCTGTGATCGTCGTCACCGAGTGGGACGAGTACCGCCGAGAACTCGCTCCTGAGCACGCCGCGACGCTGGTCGAAGGCCGCATCATCGTCGACGGGCGCAACTGCCTCGACTCAGCAGCGTGGCGCGCGGCCGGCTGGACCTATTACGGCATGGGACGCCCGTAG